In Trichoderma atroviride chromosome 2, complete sequence, one DNA window encodes the following:
- a CDS encoding uncharacterized protein (TransMembrane:8 (o40-59i71-93o117-136i223-242o254-275i287-307o327-347i359-377o)) produces the protein MADADFNPQAVDLDSADPRDIICYLNAGGNEYNGRLGVRVSALFVIMIVSTAVTFFPVLATRVRRLRIPLYVYLFARYFGAGVIIATAFIHLLDPAYEEIGPASCVGMTGGWAQYSWPPALALTSAMLIFLLDFLAEYYVDRKFKLAHVEVEDTITDGRHTHTHQGLHSADQDGAIPPLNAKGNEQVMDRAPSDKPSDDFDVEELKDLEGDSEKVAFGFQSQIAAFLILEFGVLFHSVIIGLNLGVAGDEFSTLYAVIVFHQSFEGLGIGARLSVIPFPRRFKWMPWFLCAAYGLTTPIAIAIGLGVRTTYNSGSFTANVVSGVLDSISAGILIYTGFVEMIARDFLFNPYRTQDKKRLAFMLFSLYLGIAIMALLGKWA, from the coding sequence atggcggacGCAGACTTCAACCCCCAGGCCGTCGACCTCGACTCGGCGGACCCCCGAGACATCATCTGCTACCTCAacgccggcggcaacgagTACAATGGACGTCTCGGCGTGCGTGTTTCGGCGCTGTTTGTCATCATGATTGTCTCGACGGCCGTGACCTTCTTCCCCGTCCTGGCCACCCGCGTTCGACGCCTGCGCATCCCCCTCTATGTCTACCTCTTTGCCCGCTACTTTGGCGCTGGCGTTATCATCGCCACAGCCTTCATCCACCTCCTCGACCCGGCCTATGAGGAGATTGGACCGGCGAGCTGCGTCGGCATGACTGGCGGCTGGGCTCAATACAGCTGGCCCCCTGCCCTGGCCCTGACCTCGGCCATGCTGATCTTCCTGCTGGACTTCTTGGCCGAGTACTACGTCGACAGGAAATTCAAACTGGCCCATGTTGAGGTCGAAGACACCATCACTGACGGCCGTCACACTCACACCCACCAGGGACTGCACTCGGCTGACCAGGATGGCGCTATTCCTCCTCTCAATGCAAAGGGCAACGAACAAGTGATGGATCGTGCTCCTAGCGACAAGCCAAGCGATGACTTCGACGTCGAGGAACTCAAGGATCTTGAAGGCGACTCCGAGAAAGTGGCCTTTGGCTTTCAGTCTCAGATTGCGGCCTTTTTGATTCTGGAGTTTGGCGTTCTCTTCCACAGCGTCATCATCGGCCTCAACCTCGGTGTTGCTGGCGATGAGTTTAGCACTCTGTATGCAGTCATCGTCTTCCACCAGTCCTTTGAGGGCCTGGGTATTGGCGCCCGTTTGAGTGTCATCCCATTCCCCAGGCGCTTTAAGTGGATGCCTTGGTTTCTCTGCGCTGCCTATGGATTGACGACTCctattgccattgccatcggcctcggcgtGCGGACTACATACAACAGTGGTTCCTTTACCGCCAACGTTGTGTCTGGCGTTCTTGATTCGATTTCTGCTGGTATCCTCATCTACACCGGCTTCGTCGAGATGATTGCGCGCGACTTCCTCTTCAACCCGTATCGCACGCAGGACAAGAAGCGTCTGGCATtcatgctcttttctctgtATCTCGGCATCGCAATCATGGCGCTGCTTGGAAAGTGGGCTTAA
- a CDS encoding uncharacterized protein (EggNog:ENOG41) — MGAPQTSKAIIKVAPGKGAIQELPTPKVRDGHVIVKTKAVSINPTDWKSLHNDKEDTFGTKIGCDFAGEVVEVGAGVTNFKVGDRIAGLSPGADMFEKENGSYGEYLLTQADVQFHNPLSDEEGATLGVSVFTVGQGLYQNLKLQLPTNPITTPTPVLIYGGSTASGLWGIQFAKLSGYKVITTASPRNFDYLKSLGADAVFDYNSPTVVGDIIAAAGGELALVWDCISEGESYKIGAASISPKGGKLGVLLPVNLDEVHAINPNIETAVTMAYSVFGKPFSRGLSSEGSPEDNEFAKKFRDVAEPLLREGKLKAPRIEVNRGGSGLEGVLVGLEELRQGKVSASKLIYTI, encoded by the exons ATGGGAGCCCCTCAGACAAgcaaggccatcatcaaggTTGCCCCGGGCAAGGGAGCTATCCAAGAGCTGCCGACTCCAAAAGTTCGCGATGGACACGTAATTGTCAAGACAAAGGCGGTTTCTATCAATCCTACCGACTGGAAGAGCCTTCACAACGACAAGGAAGACACATTTGGCACAAAGATTGGGTGCGATTTTGCCGGCGAGGTGGTTGAGGTTGGTGCGGGAGTGACCAACTTTAAAGTTGGCGATCGAATTGCCGGTCTCAGCCCTGGAGC AGACATGTTTGAGAAAGAGAATGGCTCATATGGAGAGTACTTGCTCACCCAGGCAGACGTCCAATTCCACAACCCACTGAGCGATGAAGAGGGAGCGACCCTCGGAGTTTCAGTCTTCACAGTT GGCCAAGGTCTATACCAAAACCTCAAGCTGCAGCTACCCACAAACCCCATCACCACACCCACCCCAGTTCTCATCTACGGCGGAAGCACCGCATCCGGTCTCTGGGGCATCCAATTCGCCAAGCTCTCCGGATACAAagtcatcaccaccgccagcccTCGCAACTTTGACTACCTAAAGTCTCTGGGAGCCGACGCCGTCTTCGACTACAACTCGCCCACCGTTGTCGGAGACATcattgccgctgccggcggcgagctggccCTCGTCTGGGACTGCATCTCCGAAGGAGAGTCGTACAAAATCGGcgccgcctccatctcgccaaAGGGCGGAAAACTAGGCGTGCTGCTCCCCGTCAATCTCGACGAGGTCCACGCCATCAACCCCAACATTGAAACCGCCGTGACCATGGCCTACAGCGTCTTTGGAAAGCCCTTCTCCAGAGGTCTTTCCAGCGAAGGGAGCCCTGAAGACAACGAGTTTGCAAAGAAGTTTAGGGACGTTGCGGAGCCGCTGCTCCGAGAgggcaagctcaaggctcCCAGGATCGAGGTCAatcgcggcggcagcggcctcgAGGGCGTGTTGGTGggcttggaggagctgcgcCAGGGCAAGGTCAGCGCGTCAAAGCTCATTTACACAATCTAG
- a CDS encoding uncharacterized protein (TransMembrane:10 (i62-79o130-150i162-182o194-214i226-249o333-354i361-380o400-417i424-443o455-475i)) produces MADDKTEKTDKVDHEPPRSTAVVEKGEVVEIDADEALNAVAGLDAATLQLDEETERRLLRKIDMNLMPLMCIIYGLNYLDKTTLSYASIMGLKTDLKLVGDNYQWLSSLFYFGYLGWEFPTNRLLQRLPLAKYSAFNIIMWGLVLALFATTENFGGAVVIRLFLGVFEAAVTPGFTLFVSQWYTKKEQGFRTSIWFSFNGFAQIFGGLVAYGFARGADIHGFSIAPWKAIFIFTGVLTSTMGIIFFFIMPDNQLNARFLTKEERVLAVHRIKVNEQGIGNKHFKWYQVKEALTDPIVWGFVLYALLSDIPNGGISNFFSQLIVSFGYTPEQSLLYGTPGGAVEVVTLLLCGFLGDRLGSRLLVSIVALVISMVGMIMIIAIPLDRPAGRLAGYYLTQADAAPFVAILSLISTNVAGWTKKTTVAAMYLVAYCVGNIIGPQTFRPKDAPEYRPGEITILVCWALCIVDLVFIWSYYRRQNAKKRLVRADPSYARTENQEFLDLTDRENAEFSYSL; encoded by the exons ATGGCGGACgacaagacagaaaagaCTGACAAGGTCGATCATGAGCCCCCTCGCTCTACGGCTGTTGTTGAGAAGGGAGAGGTTGTCGAAATTGATGCCGATGAAGCTCTTAACGCCGTTGCCGGCCTAGATGCCGCCACTCTACAGCTTGACGAGGAGACGGAGCGACGTTTGTTGCGCAAAATCGACATGAACCTTATGCCT CTAATGTGTATTATTTACGGCCTCAATTACCTTGACA AAACGACGTTATCATATGCCAGCATCATGGGCTTGAAAACCGACCTCAAACTTGTTGGCGACAATTATCAGTGGCTAtcaagtttattttattttg GATACCTTGGCTGGGAATTTCCAACAAATCGTCTCCTACAACGTTTGCCGCTTGCCAAGTATTCCGccttcaacatcatcatgTGGGGACTTGTCCTTGCTTTGTTTGCCACGACTGAGAACTTTGGAGGAGCTGTGGTCATTCGCCTCTTTCTGGGAGTGTTTGAGGCTGCTGTTACTCCTGGATTCACTTTATTCGTGTCGCAG TGGTATACTAAGAAGGAGCAAGGATTTAGAACTAGTATATGGTTCAGTTTCAATGGCTTT GCTCAAATTTTTGGCGGCTTGGTAGCATATGGCTTCGCACGCGGCGCCGACATCCACGGATTTTCGATTGCGCCCTGGAAAGcgatttttatttttactggGGTGCTGACAAGCACCATGGGaataatcttcttcttcatcatgccCGATAATCAGCTGAACGCGAGATTTCTTACCAAAGAGGAGCGTGTGTTGGCTGTCCACCGAATCAAAGTCAACGAACAGGGTATCGGTAATAAGCACTTTAAATGGTACCAGGTCAAGGAAGCTTTAACAGATCCCATCGTGTGGGGTTTTGTTTTGTACGCACTGCTTTCTGATATTCCTAATGGCGGAATCTCCAACTTCTTTAGTCAACTCATTGTCTCGTTTGGCTATACTCCAGAGCAGAGCTTGCTCTATGGCACTCCCGGTGGAGCAGTCGAAGTCGTCACGCTGCTGCTTTGCGGATTCCTAGGAGACAGACTTGGAAGCCGCCTCTTGGTGTCTATAGTTGCCCTCGTAATATCCATGGTCGGCATGATCATGATTATTGCTATTCCGTTGGATCGACCTGCTGGTAGACTGGCCGGATACTATCTCACTCAg gcagatgctgctcctTTCGTCGCAATTTTATCCCTGATATCTACAAACGTCGCGG GATGGACTAAGAAGACGACGGTAGCAGCAATGTATCTGGTAGCTTACTGCGTTGGGAATATCATCG GACCCCAGACTTTCCGACCAAAAGACGCTCCCGAATACCGACCAGGCGAAATCACAATCTTGGTTTGCTGGGCACTGTGTATTGTAGACCTTGTCTTTATCTGGTCATATTACCGCCGACAAAACGCCAAGAAGCGCCTCGTTCGGGCAGATCCGTCCTATGCCAGAACTGAGAATCAAGAATTCCTTGATTTGACGGACAGGGAAAACGCTGAATTTAGCTACTCGCTATAA
- a CDS encoding uncharacterized protein (EggNog:ENOG41~CAZy:AA7), translated as MTSITSGPEFHTDPPRGASSTSSIEQDAPALLGLHREAPNLHIYTVSSTNYEALNRINDRSVTTLPVATVRPTDEAEISTAVRHISQKGLTLAIRNSGVDQGGRSRAFGPKDVSLDVRSVDKMILSADRQHVTVEGGVSSERLLKFLDGHNLATPTPLSLVVGYVGFACGGGYSLWNGTMGMAADNILGGRVVLADGHVVDTDDADCDPDLLWTLRGGGAGVVGVVSCLRVRVYRRPTLLGGLVGFPQKEASQITERLAKLYAWKKPNKLVADVGIVHPPGAEGLFFFVFAWALNEDKSDLDEAKDYLERMLSLGTVVVNTVQETTPYGLTMSVKNPELFAELIHFRKTVSVPVWSEELGRILSEPLPNSTSIVVIHDRHGAGTRGSGSTLVANGAFLNREPHVMLGIFASAPADDEEGMKSCDAWVNKVFDGINAAGLAVPHKYINFSSPHKGDGLHYYGADGLVRIRSIKSRLDPSNLFAKSTPDLA; from the exons ATGACTTCTATAACATCTGGTCCCGAATTCCACACTGATCCTCCCCGGGGAGCTTCTTCGACTTCATCGATCGAGCAAGATGCGCCGGCTCTCCTAGGGTTACATCGCGAGGCTCCTAACCTTCACATCTATACAGTTTCTTCTACGAATTATGAGGCACTGAATCGAATCAACGATAGATCTGTCACGACTCTGCCTGTAGCTACCGTGCGCCCTACGGATGAAGCCGAAATTTCTACAGCGGTGCGACATATCTCTCAGAAGGGACTGACCCTGGCAATTCGAAATTCTGGCGTCGACCAAGGGGGCAGGAGCCGCGCTTTTGGGCCCAAAGATGTCTCGCTTGATGTTCGCTCCGTGGATAAAATGATTTTGTCCGCGGATCGGCAGCATGTAACTGTCGAAGGAGGAGTGTCATCTGAAAGATTACTCAAGTTCCTAGACGGCCATAATCTTGCAACGCCAACGCCCCTATCTCTTGTAGTTGGTTATGTCGGCTTTGCCTGCGGCGGTGGCTATAGCTTATGGAATGGTACCATGGGCATGGCCGCGGACAATATCCTCGGTGGAAGGGTTGTCTTGGCTGATGGGCATGTTGTGGACACAGACGATGCCGACTGCGACCCCGATCTGCTCTGGACGCTTCGTGGTGGCGGAGCTGGTGTCGTTGGGGTGGTTTCTTGTCTTCGCGTTCGAGTATACCGTCGCCCGACTCTTCTCGGCGGGCTTGTTGGATTTCCTCAGAAAGAAGCGTCTCAAATTACCGAGAGGCTCGCCAAATTGTACGCATGGAAGAAGCCCAATAAACTCGTGGCCGATGTAGGCATCGTGCACCCACCGGGGGCCGAAGGCCTattctttttcgtttttgCCTGGGCTCTGAACGAAGACAAGAGCGATCTTGATGAGGCAAAAGATTATCTTGAGCGAATGTTGAGCCTTGGAACCGTGGTGGTCAATACAGTCCAAGAGA CTACACCGTACGGGCTCACAATGTCCGTCAAGAACCCTGAGCTCTTTGCGGAGCTCATACATTTCCGAAAGACGGTCTCAGTTCCTGTCTGGTCGGAAGAGCTCGGCCGCATCCTATCAGAGCCACTACCAAATTCTACATCAATTGTTGTCATCCACGATAGACATGGGGCAGGCACACGAGGTTCTGGTTCCACGCTCGTGGCAAACGGAGCCTTTTTAAATCGTGAACCACACGTGATGCTCGGAATATTCGCCTCGGCTcctgctgatgatgaagagggaatGAAGAGCTGTGATGCGTGGGTAAATAAGGTGTTCGATGGAATTAACGCAGCAGGTCTTGCTGTGCCGCACAAGTACATCAACTTTTCTTCACCTCATAAGGGTGACGGTCTTCATTACTACGGAGCTGATGGTCTGGTTCGAATCAGATCTATCAAGAGCCGACTCGATCCGTCAAATCTATTCGCAAAGAGTACGCCTGACTTAGCATAG
- a CDS encoding uncharacterized protein (EggNog:ENOG41), with product MSKLPHDYLERVYAGVLGKLIGVYVGRPFENWTHQRIVEELGHIRGYVHEKVGDPLVVTDDDVSGTFQFVRALEEHGCHPDISSEDIGKTWLNNVIENRTIFWWGGRGMSTEHTAFLNLKRGIPAPLSGAIRTNGRTVAEQIGAQIFIDGWALVAPGNPSLAAKFARAAGSVSHDGEAVYAAQLWAAMESEAFISQDINHLLDVGLSTIPEESLVARVIGNVRKWAAEDMDWIKTRQRIEESYGYDKFHGICHVIPNHAIMVMAVLYASNDFDEAMHIINTCGWDTDCNSGNVGCLVAIMLGLSAFQGGYDWRGPLADRALISSADGGYSINNAARIAYDITNIGRRLAGEGNLEPPKRDAQFHFSLPGSVQGFQLSWPSGSGQGASAVLQQRVNGTHGPRLAIDVKNLGIEQGQIEVLTQTFTPKEVLDMETYELMASPLLYPGQELRANVYTGDEGVGQITVRLRLKVYGRNDELVVVDGGSTLLDPGEYYYLHWKIPDSMDSQPIEKVGLVFSAGSSSPYSGTVWLDSLSWEGVPDMVLRVPRQQPCEFWHRAWVNGADNFSKYSFLIAQGQGEGIIIYGTREWTNYSITVPNFTIKLGAPGGLAIRVQGINRYYAVTFTADKRINIVKAHDAHRSVLSSAAFPWELDCTYRVTLKADYHEISVEVGGIKLQATDIQYEGGGLGLIATDGCVSADCFVISSVFFNN from the coding sequence ATGTCAAAACTGCCACACGATTACCTGGAGAGAGTCTATGCTGGAGTTCTCGGGAAACTTATCGGCGTATATGTCGGACGCCCATTCGAAAACTGGACTCATCAGAGAATAGTCGAAGAGCTCGGTCATATTCGCGGCTACGTTCATGAAAAGGTCGGTGATCCTCTCGTCGTCACCGATGACGATGTCTCTGGCACATTTCAATTCGTTCGAGCGCTAGAAGAGCATGGATGCCATCCTGATATCTCCTCTGAAGACATTGGAAAGACTTGGCTCAACAATGTGATTGAGAATCGCACCATATTCTGGTGGGGTGGCAGGGGTATGTCAACAGAACATACTGCCTTTTTAAATTTGAAGCGAGGCATACCTGCACCTCTTAGTGGCGCGATACGGACAAATGGGCGGACAGTTGCTGAGCAAATAGGTGCGCAAATCTTCATTGATGGCTGGGCTCTAGTAGCTCCAGGGAATCCCAGCCTTGCAGCCAAGTTTGCTCGCGCTGCTGGCTCGGTTAGCCATGATGGAGAGGCTGTATATGCTGCTCAATTGTGGGCTGCAATGGAGTCGGAAGCCTTCATATCACAGGATATCAATCATCTTCTCGATGTCGGCCTTTCAACTATCCCTGAAGAGTCTCTTGTTGCTCGTGTAATCGGAAACGTTCGGAAATGGGCCGCAGAAGATATGGATTGGATAAAAACCCGCCAGCGTATAGAGGAGTCATATGGATACGACAAGTTTCATGGCATTTGCCATGTAATCCCCAACCACGCCATCATGGTAATGGCTGTACTTTACGCTAGCAATGATTTTGACGAAGCCATGCATATCATCAATACCTGCGGCTGGGACACTGACTGCAATTCGGGAAACGTGGGCTGCCTTGTTGCCATCATGCTTGGCCTCTCTGCATTCCAAGGGGGCTATGACTGGCGGGGTCCATTGGCAGACCGTGCTCTCATTTCGAGTGCAGATGGCGGATATTCCATCAATAACGCTGCCCGGATTGCATATGATATAACCAACATCGGTCGACGACTAGCTGGCGAAGGTAACCTTGAGCCTCCAAAGCGTGACGCGCAATTCCACTTTAGCCTTCCAGGAAGCGTCCAGGGTTTTCAGCTTTCATGGCCGTCTGGCAGTGGGCAGGGCGCTTCAgctgtgctgcagcagcgagTCAATGGCACCCATGGCCCTAGATTGGCGATAGATGTGAAAAATCTAGGGATAGAGCAGGGCCAGATTGAGGTTCTTACCCAGACCTTTACACCGAAAGAGGTCTTGGATATGGAGACTTATGAGTTAATGGCATCACCGCTCCTATATCCAGGCCAGGAACTTAGAGCAAACGTATACACTGGCGATGAGGGAGTTGGCCAGATAACCGTCAGGCTAAGGTTGAAGGTATACGGCCGGAACGATGAACTGGTCGTGGTTGATGGCGGTTCTACCTTACTTGACCCCGGAGAGTATTATTATCTACATTGGAAAATACCAGATTCAATGGACAGCCAGCCTATTGAGAAGGTTGGTCTCGTGTTTAGCGCCGGTTCATCAAGCCCTTATAGTGGTACCGTTTGGCTTGACAGCCTTTCCTGGGAAGGCGTACCTGATATGGTACTCAGAGTACCTCGACAGCAGCCATGTGAATTCTGGCATCGTGCTTGGGTCAATGGCGCCGATAATTTCAGCAAATACTCGTTTCTGATTGCCCAAGGGCAAGGCGAGGGCATCATAATCTACGGCACGCGAGAATGGACCAACTACAGTATCACAGTTCCGAATTTCACAATCAAGTTGGGGGCTCCAGGTGGTCTAGCCATCAGAGTTCAAGGAATCAACCGTTACTACGCCGTTACTTTCACTGCCGATAAGAGGATCAACATCGTAAAGGCACACGATGCGCACAGGAGCGTACTCTCATCTGCGGCGTTTCCATGGGAGTTGGACTGTACATATCGAGTAACTCTGAAAGCTGATTACCACGAAATCTCCGTCGAAGTTGGTGGCATAAAATTACAAGCTACTGATATTCAGTACGAGGGAGGAGGGCTTGGGCTTATCGCAACAGATGGCTGTGTTTCCGCAGACTGTTTTGTCATTTCttcagttttttttaataactaa
- a CDS encoding uncharacterized protein (EggNog:ENOG41~TransMembrane:10 (i108-133o153-176i183-204o210-230i251-281o301-320i354-375o395-415i452-481o493-513i)): MMGEADKYRQQGDPQHQNQPQYQHQSQSQNQGDYQNQAQYNQGYNNNNNSGYNPAYNGNQQQQQPMNGYQDHPYGPPPPYSFNPPQGEDEKYSFNDAFKLEKPKFNDWWAGLLFLAAFGGYVAISGLSIHGYAKGFAGHGIYDDLNSFSLNSNTIILFAFCLVIAFVFSYIYVWLARLFPKQFIWITGILNLAWALGTAIYYLIKGYWSAGIVFIIFAAFLIFAFFTWIGRIPFSALMLKTSIDVSKKYGHVYLVSLIGGFCATALAAWFSVTLVAIYVSYEPSPDNPRCSVSGNNCSRSKVIGFVVYVTFAMFWISEWLKNTIHTIIAGVYGSWYFSPHNFPKRATRGAAKRALTYSFGSICFGSLIVAFIQALKQLCSVVRSQAANEGGVAGWITYAIFCLLTCVISIIEWAVQFVNRYAFCHIALYGKAYIASAKDTWRMIKDRGIDALVNDCLVGPVLSFGAIFIGYACALFAYLYLLETDPPYNREGQYTAVIMAYAFLIGFQIGHIFTTPIGSGIDTIFVAAGWDPQVMIRDHPELYQEMVRVYPKVQQAIH; the protein is encoded by the exons ATGATGGGTGAAGCAGACAAATACAGGCAGCAGGGCGACCCCCAGCATCAGAATCAACCGCAATATCAACatcagagccagagccagaatcAGGGCGACTACCAGAACCAGGCTCAGTATAATCAGGGATacaacaacaataacaacAGCGGCTACAATCCAGCATATAATGgcaaccaacagcagcagcaacccaTGAATGGCTACCAGGATCATCCATACGGCCCTCCTCCGCCATACAGCTTCAACCCTCCTCAAGGCGAAGACGAGAAATACTCCTTCAACGACGCATTCAAGCTTGAGAAGCCCAAATTCAATGATTGGTGGGCGGGCCTCCTT TTCCTCGCAGCTTTCGGAGGCTATGTGGCCATCTCGGGCCTCTCGATTCACGGATACGCCAAAGGCTTCGCTGGGCACGGCATCTACGACGACTTGAACAGCTTTTCACtcaacagcaacaccatTATACTCTTCGCCTTCTGTCTGGTTATCGCCTTCGTCTTCTCGTACATATATGTCTGGCTGGCGCGCCTGTTCCCAAAGCAGTTTATTTGGATCACAGGCATCCTCAACCTCGCCTGGGCGCTTGGGACCGCAATATACTACTTGATCAAGGGATATTGGTCTGCTGGAATAGtgttcatcatcttcgccgcGTTCCTCATATTTGCGTTTTTTACCTGGATCGGCAGGATCCCATTCTCAGCTCTGATGCTGAAGACGAGTATCGATGTCAGCAAGAAATATGGCCATGTTTACCTTGTGAGCCTCATTGGGGGTTTTTGCGCAACGGCATTGGCTGCCTGGTTCTCGGTTACGCTCGTTGCCATCTATGTCTCTTATGAGCCGTCGCCCGACAATCCGCGATGCTCTGTTTCGGGGAATAactgcagccgcagcaaggTCATCGGTTTTGTCGTTTACGTGACGTTTGCAATGTTCTGGATTTCTGAGTGGCTAAAAAACACTATCCATACCATCATCGCTGGCGTTTATGGATCGTGGTACTTCTCGCCGCATAACTTTCCAAAAAGGGCGACTCGCGGCGCTGCCAAAAGAGCACTGACCTACAGTTTCGGCTCCATCTGCTTTGGAAGTCTCATAGTGGCCTTTATTCAGGCTCTGAAGCAGCTGTGCAGTGTTGTTCGGTCACAGGCAGCCAACGAGGGGGGTGTAGCTGGCTGGATCACCTACGCCATCTTTTGTCTCCTTACTTGTGTAATTAGTATCATCGAATGGGCTGTACAATTCGTTAACCGGTATGCGTTTTGCCACATTGCCCTCTACGGTAAGGCATACATTGCCTCAGCCAAGGATACCTGGAGGATGATTAAGGATCGCGGCATCGATGCGCTTGTCAAC GACTGCCTTGTTGGACCTGTGCTCTCGTTTGGTGCCATTTTCATTGGCTACGCATGCGCTCTGTTCGCCTACCTCTACCTTCTCGAAACTGATCCGCCATACAATCGTGAAGGACAATATACTGCCGTTATCATGGCTTATGCATTCTTAATTGGCTTTCAGATCGGGCACATATTCACAACTCCTATTGGCAGCGGTATCGACACTATTTTTGTTGCAGCTGGTTGGGATCCTCAGGTAATGATCAGAGATCATCCAGAGCTATATCAGGAAATGGTTAGAGTGTATCCCAAAGTTCAACAGGCTATTCATTGA
- a CDS encoding uncharacterized protein (EggNog:ENOG41~SECRETED:SignalP(1-19)): protein MVKVNSVVSLLALGSGALAFERNAQRGLVDEFVTCTTVLGPKSTNHVPTNWHYTTKTLTYTEKVTVTPHPTVTPTKTATKTFTKTLSKTVSEPTPTDVASTTLTRTRYATATNVVTQTDITSVTTTIITTPTTTIPAPADFTPVSQNQDYVAKVKARSAKNLLERGKEVVQCKKNPKGGHSFVPPLYPQSVTCNKLVEPVVYKRVTITAKPHTVTAVPKTKTVSTTVTKTHTDTIWPADVTSTITFGTSVTVTSTIDSTTTNYITASNTVSAVAPEETFNAVCGSDNIISSANGGRDISIQAASPDYLSLVSAADSYSCCLACFNTAACRGSFFYPGGCYLVVDRDGVCHANQYQAGSGYFNEQGTTGSVSNGPCGLLSNLGNHNSIVY from the exons ATGGTCAAGGTCAACTCCGTCGTCTCCCTCCTGGCTCTGGGCTCCGGTGCCCTCGCCTTTGAGCGCAATGCTCAGCGTGGCCTCGTTGACGAGTTCGTCACTTGCACCACCGTGCTGGGCCCCAAGTCAACCAACCACGTCCCGACGAACTGGCACTACACGACCAAGACCCTGACTTACACCGAGAAGGTCACGGTCACTCCTCACCCGACCGTCACGCCGACTAAGACGGCGACCAAGACCTTTACCAAGACCCTCTCCAAGACGGTTTCGGAGCCCACTCCTACAGATGTCGCTTCTACCACCCTCACGA GGACTCGCTACGCCACTGCGACAAATGTTGTTACTCAGACAGACATCACATctgtcaccaccaccattATAACTACGCCAACCACCACCATCCCTGCCCCCGCAGACTTCACTCCTGTCTCCCAGAACCAGGACTACGTcgccaaggtcaaggccCGCAGCGCCAAGAACCTCCTCGAGCGAGGCAAGGAGGTCGTTCAATGCAAGAAGAACCCCAAGGGCGGCCACTCTTTCGTCCCTCCTCTGTACCCCCAGTCCGTCACCTGCAACAAGCTCGTTGAGCCCGTTGTCTACAAGCGTGTCACTATCACCGCCAAGCCTCACACCGTGACTGCTGtccccaagaccaagacgGTCAGCACTACCGTCACCAAGACTCACACCGACACCATCTGGCCCGCCGATGTTACCAGCACGATTACTTTCGGCACATCGGTTACTGTCACCTCAACCATCGATTCCACTACCACCAACTACATCACCGCCTCCA ACACCGTTTCTGCTGTGGCTCCCGAGGAGACCTTCAACGCAGTCTGCGGCTCTGACAACATCATTAGCTCTGCAAACGGTGGCCGTGATATTTCCATCCAGGCCGCCTCACCAGACTACTTGTCCCTTGTCTCTGCCGCAGACTCCTACTCGTGCTGCTTGGCCTGCTTCAACACCGCGGCCTGCCGAGGCTCTTTCTTCTACCCCGGCGGTTGCTACCTGGTCGTGGACCGTGACGGTGTCTGCCATGCGAACCAGTACCAGGCTGGATCCGGATACTTCAATGAGCAAGGAACCACTGGTTCAGTTAGCAACGGCCCATGCGGCCTGCTGTCTAACCTGGGTAACCACAACAGCATCGTCTATTAA